The region AAGCGCCGCGGTGGCTTCATCCACCCCCAAGGCGAGCAAAAATTCATGGACAATCTGGTGGCGTTTCCAAGATTTCTCAGCAAGTTTTTTGCCTTTGGCAGTCAATGTGATCGGTCGATAAGGCTCGGTTTTCAGCAATCCCTCGCCGACTAATCGACCAACGATACGGGACACGGTGACATGACTAACACCGAAAAAACCGGCCAAATCACCGACCCGGCAATTCCCTTTTGAATCTATGAATTCGGCCACCGCTTCCACATAGTCCTCCGCTGTCTCAAGCGCGTGATCACGTCGTGTGCGCTGATGTGGATCGGGCTTTGCCATTGGGGCGCGAGACTTGGGCGACAAAAGAAGACGGGATTTTGCGAAGCAGATTGAGAGTCTAGCACGAGACTCTCTCTCAAACCATCGGCCGCGTGACCGCTGATATTCGAGTCCCCCGCCGCTAGCAACAGCTGCGATCAATCGATCACGATGAAACCGAAGAGATTTGTCATTTGTCATCTGTCATGTTTCATTTCCAAGGAGCATACCAACCAAAACGCCGCAACATCGGCCTCGTCTTCCATACCTCCAATGACAAGTCACGATTCCGCCTGTCTGGATCGTCGCGAACACGAACAAACGCGCCCCACAAAACCCGCAAAACCAACTCAAGCCGCAAGGTCAGAGACGCCGATACATGCTTCTGGGTCGGGTCCACCATTGGAGTTCCTATACGATGAAGGTACGCCTGTGCGTGCGATCAAACACGTTGCTTTGCTATGGCTTTTTCTGGGGGTAATCTCGGATTCTTCTCATGCCCAGCAAATCACCGATCTGCCCGTAGAGGAGTTTTCTCGCTCGCCGCAAACGGCCCGTGAACGTGGCGATCTATTTCGCAGACAACTGAACAGTCCTACCGGGGAACGCGGTGAATCCGGTCTCAATTCGCCCCAGAATTCCGCGCGAGTCCTCCCCGAATCTGCGACTCGCTTGATCACCAAAGTCGAATTCGACAACGTTCCCCTCGCTCAGGCGATGCAAACGCTTTCGAAAGAAGTCGGGCTGAATGTCATCTCCAGCGCCCAG is a window of Roseiconus lacunae DNA encoding:
- the mntR gene encoding manganese-binding transcriptional regulator MntR gives rise to the protein MAKPDPHQRTRRDHALETAEDYVEAVAEFIDSKGNCRVGDLAGFFGVSHVTVSRIVGRLVGEGLLKTEPYRPITLTAKGKKLAEKSWKRHQIVHEFLLALGVDEATAALDTEGIEHHVSPKTLEKLQALTRRLNDEI